A single Phoenix dactylifera cultivar Barhee BC4 chromosome 1, palm_55x_up_171113_PBpolish2nd_filt_p, whole genome shotgun sequence DNA region contains:
- the LOC120112891 gene encoding probable splicing factor 3A subunit 1, whose protein sequence is MIGTILPLPAPPSDGNLGPIPLAQITDENKDDKKLKEQPPAAAAPPAPVATHTRTIGIIHPPPDIRMIIEKTATFVAKNGPEFEKRILANNAGNAKFNFLIPSDPYHAYYQHRVSEFRSQQQQPPAADSDSSSQQQQLQQPPPSPDSAPAAPSGDSAAKPDPAAPFRIPARKVLEPPEAEQYTVRLPEGITGEELDIIKLTAQFVARNGKGFLNNLSNREATNPQFHFLRPTHSMFTFFTALTDAYSKVLMPPKGVTEKIRSSARDMTTVLERCLHRLEWERSQEQARQKAEDEIEQERQQMAMIDWHDFVVVETIEFADDEDEELPVPMTLEEVIRRSKMSVLGEEEAMETAEPGKEMEMEMDEEEVQLVEEGMRAARLEDGGRAEKKGEAEATAAPTDEPEPPMRIVKNWKRPEERIPAERDPTKFVISPITGELIPVSEMAEHMRISLIDPKYKEQKERMMAKIRETTLAADDEISRNIVGLARTRPDIFGTTEEEVSNAVKAEIEKKDEQPKQVIWDGHSGSIGRTATQALSQNLSGEEQADTISDDGRTLPGPAPPPRPGVPSVRPLPPPPPGLALNIPRFPPNVAPYSAPATSGGMMLPPPRPGIMSMAPSVRPAAPPMSLASNQQPVMMSRPPMPQGISVSPSMPIPPPPGSQFTPLMAPRPFVPMPMPPPNMPTVLPPPLPQGLPPPPPPEEAPPPLPDEPEPKRPRTDDVSLIPEDHFLTQHPGPARISVSVPNVDEGNLKGQLLEITVQSLSETVGSLKEKIAGEIQLPANKQKLSSRAGFLKDNLTLAYYNIGPGETLSLALRERGGRKK, encoded by the exons ATGATCGGCACGATCCTCCCCCTTCCGGCCCCGCCATCCGACGGCAACCTTGGCCCCATTCCCCTCGCCCAGATCACCGACGAGAACAAGGATGACAAGAAGCTCAAAGAGCAAccgcccgccgccgccgcccccccggCGCCGGTGGCAACCCACACGAGAACCATTGGCATCATCCACCCGCCTCCCGACATCCGGATGATCATCGAGAAGACGGCCACCTTCGTCGCTAAGAATggccccgagttcgagaagcgcATCCTCGCCAACAACGCCGGCAACGCTAAGTTCAACTTCCTTATCCCCTCCGACCCCTACCACGCCTACTACCAGCACCGTGTCTCCGAATTCCGCTCCCAGCAGCAGCAGCCCCCCGCCGCTGACTCCGACTCCTCCTCTCAGCAGCAGCAGCTGCAGCAGCCGCCTCCTTCCCCCGATTCCGCCCCCGCTGCACCTTCCGGCGATTCCGCCGCCAAGCCCGACCCCGCCGCCCCGTTCCGCATCCCCGCTCGGAAGGTCCTCGAGCCGCCCGAGGCCGAGCAGTACACAGTCCGGCTCCCGGAGGGGATCACCGGGGAGGAGCTCGACATCATCAAGCTCACCGCCCAGTTCGTCGCTCGGAatgggaagggcttcttgaataATCTCTCGAACCGGGAGGCGACCAACCCGCAGTTCCACTTCCTGCGGCCGACCCACAGCATGTTCACCTTCTTCACCGCGCTCACCGACGCCTACTCGAAGGTGCTGATGCCGCCCAAGGGGGTGACGGAGAAGATACGGAGCAGCGCGCGTGACATGACGACGGTGCTCGAGCGGTGCCTGCACCGCCTCGAGTGGGAGCGCTCGCAGGAGCAGGCGAGGCAGAAGGCCGAGGATGAGATCGAGCAGGAGAGGCAGCAGATGGCGATGATCGATTGGCATGATTTTGTCGTGGTGGAGACCATTGAGTTTGCAGATGATGAGGATGAAGAGCTGCCGGTGCCAATGACGCTGGAGGAGGTCATAAGGAGGAGCAAGATGTCGGTTTTGGGTGAAGAGGAAGCCATGGAAACAGCGGAACCAGGAAAGGAGATGGAGATGGAGATGGATGAAGAGGAGGTCCAGCTTGTAGAAGAAGGCATGAGGGCAGCAAGACTTGAAGATGGTGGCCGGGCTGAGAAGAAGGGTGAAGCAGAGGCGACGGCGGCACCTACTGATGAACCAGAGCCTCCAATGAGGATAGTGAAGAACTGGAAGAGGCCCGAGGAGAGGATACCTGCTGAAAGAGACCCGACCAAGTTTGTGATCTCGCCGATCACCGGCGAGCTGATTCCGGTCAGTGAGATGGCCGAGCATATGCGTATTTCACTCATAGACCCCAAGTACAAGGAGCAGAAGGAGAGGATGATGGCAAAGATCCGGGAGACTACTCTTGCTGCGGATGATGAGATCTCTAGAAACATTGTGGGGCTTGCGCGAACCCGTCCCGATATTTTTGGCACTACAGAGGAAGAAGTCTCTAATGCCgtgaaggctgaaattgagaaGAAAGACGAGCAGCCGAAGCAGGTCATTTGGGATGGGCACTCTGGTAGCATTGGGCGAACTGCGACTCAAGCTTTGTCGCAGAATCTTTCTGGTGAGGAACAAGCTGATACTATCAGTGACGATGGGAGGACCCTTCCAGGCCCTGCTCCGCCTCCGAGACCTGGTGTACCATCAGTGCGCCCTCTCCCGCCCCCACCACCTGGATTAGCTCTGAATATTCCTCGTTTTCCTCCGAATGTGGCCCCTTACTCTGCTCCTGCTACTAGTGGGGGAATGATGCTGCCACCACCAAGGCCAGGAATTATGTCGATGGCTCCATCTGTGAGGCCTGCAGCTCCACCGATGTCTCTGGCTTCAAACCAGCAGCCTGTTATGATGAGCAGGCCACCGATGCCCCAGGGGATCTCGGTGTCACCTTCTATGCCCATACCGCCACCACCTGGATCGCAGTTCACTCCTTTGATGGCTCCCCGACCATTTGTTCCTATGCCCATGCCACCTCCTAACATGCCAACTGTCCTGCCGCCTCCTCTCCCACAAGGATTgccacctccacctcctcctgaGGAGGCTCCTCCACCTCTACCTGATGAGCCAGAGCCAAAGAGGCCAAGGACTGATGATGTTTCTCTCATACCAGAGGATCATTTCCTCACTCAACATCCT GGACCTGCTCGCATTTCTGTATCTGTTCCTAATGTTGATGAGGGGAACTTGAAAGGCCAGCTTCTGGAGATCACAGTACAGTCCTTGTCTGAGACTGTTGGCAGTCTTAAAGAGAAGATTGCTGGAGAGATTCAGCTTCCTGCTAATAAGCAGAAATTGAGCAGCCGGGCAGGTTTTCTAAAGGACAACCTTACACTTGCTTATTACAACATTGGTCCTGGAGAAACGTTATCTCTTGCTCTAAGGGAGCGTGGTGGCAGAAAGAAATGA
- the LOC103704392 gene encoding F-box/kelch-repeat protein At5g43190-like: MEMEQSSGSDHHPAPFFPWDLLPFALQESILSLLPVSTLALCQSVSRSWRSTIRSPTFLSSLRRRRRHADDLYLILFTDNFSRAAAYRPSGDRWLTLALPPSLFSPLASAGGLVVAEDDCGRLAVYDLFSGASLALLPNMASVLQPYALALIDEFPWPHYTIVAVSTGDRVYSQVFDSRSGRWELKGQFPGRFAVLGNAVLLDGLLLVLSQGPDHLLTFDPIGGDWNLIDVAMPPVVCSHIFDLEHCLFLVGGLEEVGCMARVGIWELDWPKKEWRLICFMPDGFFRKFGGRRLDHFETVARRGIVCFYNTLDAAVLMFDLPARRWWWPPPCDVITRSRMFWFGHAIEPRIDLLKGSSGR; encoded by the coding sequence ATGGAAATGGAGCAATCTTCGGGCTCCGATCATCACCCGGCccccttcttcccgtgggaccTCCTCCCCTTCGCCCTCCAAGAATccatcctctccctcctccccgTCTCCACCCTCGCCCTCTGCCAGTCCGTCTCCCGCTCCTGGCGCTCCACCATCCGCTCACccaccttcctctcctccctccgccgccgccgccgccacgcCGACGACCTCTACCTCATCCTATTCACCGACAACTTCTCCCGCGCCGCCGCCTACCGCCCCTCCGGCGACCGCTGGCTCACCCTCGctctccccccctccctcttctccccccTCGCCTCCGCAGGCGGCCTCGTCGTGGCCGAGGACGACTGCGGCCGCCTCGCCGTCTACGACCTCTTCTCCGGTGCCTCCCTCGCCCTCCTTCCTAACATGGCGAGCGTTCTCCAACCCTACGCCCTCGCTCTCATCGATGAATTCCCCTGGCCCCATTACACGATCGTCGCCGTCAGCACCGGCGATCGCGTCTATTCACAGGTCTTCGACTCCCGTTCTGGCCGGTGGGAGCTCAAGGGTCAGTTCCCCGGCCGATTCGCCGTCCTCGGCAATGCCGTGTTATTGGATGGCCTACTGCTCGTCCTCAGCCAAGGGCCCGATCATCTATTGACCTTCGATCCGATCGGCGGCGATTGGAACCTCATAGACGTGGCGATGCCGCCGGTTGTTTGTTCCCATATCTTTGATCTTGAACATTGTTTGTTCTTGGTTGGGGGCCTGGAGGAGGTGGGATGCATGGCTAGGGTTGGGATTTGGGAGCTCGATTGGCCAAAGAAAGAATGGAGGTTGATCTGCTTCATGCCTGATGGATTTTTCAGAAAATTTGGAGGTCGCAGGCTCGATCATTTCGAGACGGTAGCTCGGAGGGGGATTGTTTGTTTCTACAACACTCTAGATGCTGCTgtgttaatgtttgatttgcCTGCAAGGAGGTGGTGGTGGCCGCCGCCGTGTGATGTAATCACTAGGAGCAGAATGTTTTGGTTTGGGCATGCGATAGAGCCTCGTATCGATCTGTTGAAAGGATCCAGTGGAAGGTAA